A genomic region of Desulfonatronovibrio hydrogenovorans DSM 9292 contains the following coding sequences:
- a CDS encoding AAA family ATPase: MYLDHFGFNKEPFHITPDPYFFYMSPSHKESYASLIYGLKNRKGFVSLTGEVGLGKTTVIRTFLNKWSDRTKIKTVFVFNSNLSFKGLLLTIYSELGLELPGALSSLPEKDQPYHALPLEDEIFELVRQLHSTLIQEYQNGYNVILVIDDAQNMPVKTLENLRMLSNLETSKDKLLQIFLIGQNELDDILDKKEMRQLRQRIAIRATLKPLSEEHTRDYILHRLKKAGAKSEHIFTKRAIKKIFQYSTGIPRKINIICDNALVTAFGYGRRKVGSSIIKEVYHDLEGQPVRTRFRYALIGSIILMVAAAGLWLSPYRENIMAGVLLLSPWKTESPGSFESIHHSDQQTILPDTGAFEAKSDDPLEAQMHTQPELKSSSPETEALQENLVLGQAKADHLETTRADQPASADSLIQDDPREPSLQSDLYHEQPEEEPALVRVESDVQARMSPENQAIHEELARLIPVYKDLSSTRQEVLIRMTRQTSIQGLLSFERMLAALEREDFQEASRQMVYSRWARTVGEYAYDLAESMRTNQPGWE, translated from the coding sequence ATGTATCTTGATCATTTCGGGTTCAATAAAGAGCCTTTTCATATAACACCTGATCCCTACTTTTTCTATATGAGTCCCAGCCACAAGGAATCATATGCCTCCTTGATCTATGGGCTGAAGAACAGAAAAGGTTTCGTCTCCCTGACCGGTGAGGTGGGTCTAGGTAAGACAACGGTCATCCGGACCTTTCTGAATAAATGGAGTGACCGGACAAAAATCAAGACAGTATTCGTCTTTAATTCCAATCTGAGTTTCAAGGGTCTTTTGCTGACCATATATTCAGAACTTGGCCTGGAACTGCCCGGAGCCCTCAGCTCACTACCTGAAAAAGACCAGCCTTATCACGCCCTGCCTCTGGAAGATGAAATTTTTGAACTGGTCAGGCAACTGCACTCAACCCTTATCCAGGAGTACCAGAATGGATACAATGTCATTCTGGTTATTGACGACGCCCAGAACATGCCAGTCAAGACCCTGGAAAACCTGCGGATGCTCTCCAACCTGGAAACCAGCAAGGACAAACTGCTTCAGATCTTTCTCATCGGCCAGAACGAACTGGATGACATCCTGGACAAAAAGGAAATGAGACAGCTAAGACAACGCATCGCCATAAGAGCTACCCTCAAGCCTCTTTCAGAAGAACACACCAGGGACTATATCCTGCACAGGCTTAAAAAGGCTGGAGCCAAGTCCGAACATATTTTCACCAAAAGAGCGATTAAAAAAATTTTTCAATATTCCACGGGTATTCCCAGAAAAATCAACATAATTTGCGATAACGCCCTGGTCACTGCCTTTGGATATGGACGAAGAAAGGTCGGATCTTCGATTATTAAAGAAGTATATCACGATCTTGAGGGACAGCCAGTCAGGACCAGATTCAGATATGCCCTGATTGGAAGCATCATCCTGATGGTAGCTGCTGCTGGATTGTGGCTCAGTCCATACAGAGAAAACATCATGGCCGGGGTGCTTCTTCTATCCCCGTGGAAGACTGAATCTCCAGGTTCTTTTGAATCCATCCATCATTCAGATCAGCAGACCATTTTACCTGACACTGGTGCATTTGAAGCCAAAAGTGATGATCCCCTTGAAGCACAGATGCACACTCAGCCTGAACTGAAATCCTCATCCCCTGAGACAGAAGCATTGCAAGAAAATCTTGTCTTAGGTCAGGCTAAAGCGGATCATCTGGAAACCACAAGGGCAGACCAGCCAGCATCAGCTGATTCACTGATTCAAGATGATCCAAGGGAACCAAGCTTGCAGTCAGATCTCTACCATGAACAGCCAGAGGAAGAGCCTGCTCTAGTCAGAGTTGAATCAGATGTCCAAGCCCGGATGAGTCCGGAAAATCAAGCCATCCATGAAGAGCTGGCCAGGTTGATCCCGGTCTATAAAGATCTTTCCAGTACCAGGCAGGAAGTACTGATCAGGATGACCAGACAGACCTCTATCCAAGGACTGCTGAGTTTTGAACGGATGCTGGCAGCCCTGGAGAGGGAGGACTTTCAGGAAGCTTCCAGACAGATGGTTTATTCCAGATGGGCCAGGACAGTAGGAGAATACGCCTATGACCTTGCTGAATCCATGAGAACTAACCAACCAGGCTGGGAGTAA
- a CDS encoding CAAX prenyl protease-related protein encodes MFKYIAPFALFAVLTYLPEVTGLSQAVAYPVKTILVGALIIILWKTFRPEIRPFWDWTAVAAGVAVFLLWIGLDGLYPQLGTPKGFDPYTLSETDFETYILIAFRMAGAVLVVPVMEEIFWRSFALRVLIDSDFKKIPLGQYSFFSFIAVSIAFGFVHHQWLPGIIAGMIYAGVLYRTGNLFSPIISHAVTNLLLGLYVLWSQEWFYW; translated from the coding sequence ATGTTCAAATATATCGCACCATTTGCCCTGTTTGCAGTCTTAACCTACCTGCCTGAAGTAACAGGTTTAAGCCAGGCCGTTGCCTATCCAGTCAAGACCATCCTGGTGGGTGCACTGATCATTATATTATGGAAGACATTCAGACCTGAAATCAGACCTTTCTGGGACTGGACAGCTGTTGCAGCCGGAGTTGCGGTTTTTCTGCTCTGGATCGGGCTGGATGGTTTGTATCCCCAGCTGGGAACTCCCAAAGGGTTTGACCCCTATACCCTGTCTGAAACAGACTTTGAGACATATATCCTTATTGCCTTCCGAATGGCAGGTGCTGTCCTTGTGGTCCCGGTAATGGAGGAAATCTTCTGGCGATCCTTTGCCCTGAGGGTGCTTATAGATTCAGACTTTAAAAAAATACCCCTGGGTCAGTATTCCTTTTTTTCCTTTATTGCTGTTTCCATTGCTTTCGGCTTTGTACATCACCAGTGGCTGCCAGGGATTATTGCCGGAATGATTTATGCTGGAGTCCTCTACAGAACCGGAAACCTTTTTTCACCAATTATTTCCCATGCAGTGACAAATCTTCTCCTGGGTCTTTATGTTCTATGGTCCCAGGAATGGTTCTACTGGTAA
- a CDS encoding tetratricopeptide repeat protein, with protein sequence MLKKGSFINFKLPLIISTFMALLVIQACASPEEKFSRHLEDGQKSLEQGKLNEAEISLRNALQIDPGSAQAHFALGEVYAGMQDFGPAFRAYNQAIENDPVHIKALARVATLYALGNQHDEAMDMARRILEIEADNPHGLLIRSRVLAQQGNLVDAIEDGKKVVRLEPDNLQARMFLSRLYLAGGKTKEAEQVLIDAQDMKVDTSPAGYQLATIYSQQDKLEQAENALRDIVIRYPDEPMHKVTLGRFFAQTGQNDKAEEYLLKAIDQDPHTPDFYLVLAQFHLQQENHEKALATLEKSQKNNPGKIQPLLNLAEFHQGFNQHDHAYEYYQMAENEFPDDIRPTRRLASFYFNTGQFEKADLRIAKVLETDRNDVDILLLKARRELQEHKHSAAESTLQRLLEINPEHPDVHFNMALANIGLGRDNRSREHLNRTLELNPEHVRANMLQSEQMFGRGNLDQALEFARRAAVLQPGLSRAYLMIGQVGMARQDWDMAEESFKTLLETDPDNPDSYYYLGSVSMARNKPEQARNHFKAGLEKAPTNTVLLQSIVQSFMAQGDPDQALRFIDIKLGEYPQDQVMRSFLHNSRALVLMGRRDFDGAEHDLLLAVQANPDWSTPYQNLAGLYTAQGNIDKAIESNKSLLKNQPDALPVLMNLGILFQEKDDLEQAAEYFRQVLNQNPAFAPAANNLAWIIAETGGNLDEALGLAQQAKRQHPDDPAISDTLGWIYLKRGAYVSAIAQFQDALRGAPHSPTINYHMAIAQHGYGNPAEAKRHLQTAFSSDQPFPEHEKAQALMKQLEEEG encoded by the coding sequence CTTTACGCAACGCTCTGCAGATTGACCCAGGCAGTGCTCAGGCTCACTTTGCCCTGGGAGAGGTGTATGCAGGCATGCAAGACTTTGGGCCGGCATTCAGGGCCTATAATCAGGCAATCGAAAATGATCCTGTGCATATCAAGGCTCTGGCCAGGGTGGCTACCTTGTATGCCTTGGGAAATCAGCATGACGAGGCCATGGACATGGCTAGAAGGATTTTGGAAATTGAGGCCGACAATCCTCATGGCCTTTTGATCAGGTCAAGGGTCCTAGCCCAGCAGGGGAATCTGGTCGACGCCATTGAGGACGGGAAAAAAGTGGTCCGACTTGAGCCTGACAACCTTCAGGCAAGAATGTTTTTAAGCCGACTTTATCTGGCTGGAGGAAAGACCAAGGAAGCTGAACAGGTGTTGATTGATGCCCAGGACATGAAGGTTGATACATCGCCTGCTGGGTATCAGCTTGCTACGATTTATTCTCAGCAGGACAAGTTAGAGCAGGCAGAAAATGCTTTGCGGGATATCGTGATCAGATATCCGGATGAGCCTATGCATAAGGTCACTCTAGGCAGATTCTTTGCCCAAACTGGCCAAAACGACAAAGCCGAGGAGTACCTATTAAAAGCCATAGACCAGGATCCCCATACCCCGGATTTTTATCTGGTTCTTGCCCAGTTTCATCTCCAGCAGGAGAACCATGAAAAGGCCTTGGCCACCCTTGAGAAATCACAAAAAAACAATCCTGGAAAAATCCAGCCCCTTTTGAACCTGGCTGAATTTCATCAGGGATTTAATCAGCATGACCATGCCTATGAGTATTATCAAATGGCTGAAAATGAATTCCCGGATGACATCCGACCCACCAGGAGGCTGGCTTCATTCTATTTTAACACTGGTCAGTTTGAAAAGGCAGACCTCAGAATTGCCAAAGTGCTGGAGACGGACCGCAATGATGTTGACATACTGTTGCTGAAAGCCAGACGTGAACTTCAGGAACACAAACATAGTGCAGCCGAAAGCACCCTGCAAAGGTTGCTGGAGATTAATCCTGAGCATCCTGATGTGCATTTCAATATGGCTCTGGCCAATATTGGACTGGGAAGGGATAACAGAAGCCGGGAACACTTGAACAGGACACTTGAATTAAACCCTGAACATGTCCGGGCCAATATGTTACAGTCAGAACAAATGTTTGGGAGGGGAAATCTTGACCAGGCACTGGAGTTTGCGCGCAGAGCAGCTGTGCTTCAACCAGGGCTGAGCCGGGCGTATCTGATGATTGGGCAGGTGGGGATGGCTCGACAGGACTGGGACATGGCTGAGGAATCATTCAAGACGCTTCTTGAAACTGATCCAGACAATCCTGATTCTTACTATTATCTGGGCAGCGTTTCCATGGCCAGAAACAAGCCGGAGCAGGCCAGGAACCATTTCAAGGCCGGACTTGAAAAGGCGCCGACCAATACAGTCCTCTTGCAAAGCATTGTTCAGTCCTTCATGGCTCAAGGTGATCCTGATCAGGCATTACGCTTCATTGACATAAAACTTGGAGAATACCCCCAAGATCAAGTTATGAGGTCATTTCTTCACAACAGCCGGGCACTTGTACTCATGGGAAGAAGAGATTTCGATGGAGCTGAACATGACCTTTTGCTGGCTGTACAGGCGAATCCGGACTGGTCAACACCTTACCAGAACCTTGCCGGACTCTACACTGCTCAAGGAAATATCGACAAAGCTATTGAAAGCAACAAGAGCTTATTGAAAAACCAACCAGATGCCCTTCCAGTACTCATGAACCTTGGTATATTGTTTCAGGAAAAAGATGACCTGGAGCAGGCAGCCGAGTATTTCAGACAAGTATTGAATCAGAATCCTGCTTTTGCACCTGCAGCCAACAACCTGGCCTGGATAATTGCTGAAACCGGGGGAAATCTTGATGAAGCCCTGGGACTTGCTCAGCAAGCCAAAAGGCAGCACCCTGACGACCCGGCCATCAGTGACACCCTGGGCTGGATTTACCTGAAAAGAGGAGCATACGTCAGTGCCATTGCCCAGTTCCAGGATGCCCTACGGGGTGCTCCTCATAGCCCAACCATAAACTATCACATGGCCATTGCCCAGCATGGATATGGAAATCCTGCTGAGGCCAAAAGACATCTTCAAACAGCCTTCAGCTCGGATCAACCGTTTCCTGAGCATGAAAAAGCTCAGGCCCTTATGAAACAGCTGGAAGAAGAAGGATAA
- a CDS encoding diguanylate cyclase: MLKDKAMSLLSDSELGFLTKDESGQADAGKTREELRSELESLRKRLADVEGWKRRMEKEYKESEDRFWSFFRGNDTPKLLLDPDTGEIVDFNQMACAFYGYSPQEMSQANFMDLTPLPEQVMHKELHRAGLQWIKPAFFMQRLAGGGLSEVEVSAGPVYQNGRKLILCLLHDSSAAQRAIEALKHRSQKPPARSRRPSVSQGKSESKEFETLLDCVQTHICYFIDPYTYGMANKTHADFLGIEKKKFYRAKISDILDQDLARQVIEENKKIFSEKIQVRSTKWMPSAQGESRLLSISKTPVFDPDDKVVLVVCTAQDITRVRQNQEALKGKLKILKSKVMIDGLTNIPNRRYLDQALSREWGRAKRDQSHLSLLILDIDNFKEFNDNYGHVDGDKVLQRVSNALAQSLTRPGDIIARYGGEEFVALLPQTDVKGAKVMAEKMRSLIEGLKIKHEFSPVTSVLTVSIGGASIQPLVGLKDLPPEILLRSADRALYQAKQSGKNRAVTRMLKFNGTAAPQEDPDDINS; the protein is encoded by the coding sequence ATGCTTAAAGACAAAGCAATGTCCCTGCTCTCCGATTCTGAGCTTGGCTTTTTAACCAAGGATGAAAGCGGACAGGCAGATGCTGGAAAGACCAGGGAAGAACTGCGTTCTGAACTTGAGTCTTTGCGCAAGCGACTGGCTGATGTTGAAGGCTGGAAAAGAAGAATGGAAAAAGAATATAAGGAAAGCGAAGACCGATTCTGGTCTTTTTTCCGGGGAAATGACACGCCAAAACTGCTTCTTGACCCTGACACAGGCGAAATAGTTGATTTCAACCAGATGGCTTGTGCCTTTTACGGGTATTCCCCCCAGGAAATGTCCCAGGCCAACTTTATGGACCTTACTCCGCTGCCTGAACAGGTCATGCATAAAGAGCTGCACCGGGCCGGCCTTCAATGGATCAAACCGGCCTTTTTCATGCAGCGTCTGGCCGGAGGAGGCCTAAGCGAGGTAGAGGTAAGTGCTGGCCCGGTTTATCAAAACGGACGCAAGCTGATCCTGTGTCTTTTGCACGACTCTTCAGCTGCTCAAAGGGCCATTGAAGCCCTTAAACACCGATCGCAAAAACCCCCTGCCCGCAGCAGACGTCCGTCCGTCAGTCAGGGCAAATCAGAATCTAAAGAATTTGAAACCCTTCTGGATTGTGTCCAGACCCATATCTGTTATTTCATTGATCCCTATACCTACGGCATGGCCAATAAAACCCATGCTGACTTTCTGGGGATTGAAAAAAAGAAATTCTACCGGGCCAAGATATCGGATATTTTGGATCAGGATCTGGCCAGACAGGTAATTGAAGAAAACAAAAAGATTTTTTCAGAAAAGATACAGGTCAGGAGCACCAAATGGATGCCAAGTGCTCAGGGCGAAAGCCGTTTGCTGTCAATTTCCAAGACTCCGGTTTTTGATCCAGATGATAAGGTTGTCCTGGTAGTCTGTACTGCCCAGGACATTACCAGGGTCCGTCAGAATCAGGAAGCTTTGAAGGGCAAGCTGAAGATCTTGAAATCCAAGGTCATGATTGACGGCCTGACTAATATACCCAACCGCAGATACCTGGACCAGGCCCTGTCCAGAGAATGGGGAAGAGCCAAGCGGGATCAGTCCCATCTATCCCTTTTGATTCTTGATATAGACAATTTCAAGGAATTTAACGACAACTACGGTCATGTAGACGGCGACAAGGTGTTGCAGCGGGTTTCCAATGCCTTAGCCCAATCTCTGACCAGACCAGGAGACATTATTGCCAGGTATGGAGGGGAAGAGTTTGTGGCCCTTCTTCCCCAGACTGATGTTAAAGGCGCCAAGGTCATGGCTGAGAAAATGCGCTCCCTGATAGAGGGTTTGAAGATCAAACATGAATTTTCTCCAGTGACCAGCGTCCTGACCGTAAGCATAGGCGGAGCCAGCATCCAGCCCTTGGTTGGCTTGAAGGATCTCCCCCCTGAAATTTTACTGAGAAGCGCAGACCGGGCTCTTTACCAGGCCAAGCAGTCAGGCAAAAATAGAGCTGTCACAAGGATGCTTAAATTCAATGGAACAGCAGCTCCTCAGGAAGATCCAGATGACATTAACAGTTAA